ATAATCGTAATCCCGCTATCCTTCACTTGCCGCTTGCTTCGGACGATGAAGAATACACTGTTGATAATGGTGGCGTCCTCATGGCCTTGGTCGTTGACCACGGAGACGATCGTGTCCCGATTCAGGCGATGGGGATCACGAGAGAAGAAGCCGAAGACGAAATTAGCACTCAATCATCCGACGGGACAGAAGCGTCGGTCGAAATGAAGGTATTCGGCGAAAACGAAACGTCTGGATTAGGGCTCCTTGAAACCACGGCAGACACACCAGCGCGTGAGGATTCCGTTTCGACACAATCGATTCACGGTTCCGTCGGTTGTGAGATGTGTACTACGATCATTGCGACCGCCTGTGTAGGCTCTTCTCGTATCACCCAAACATCCTGTGCGAAGGCCGCAGTATCGGCTGGCGCATTCAATCCGTGGGCGGGCGGTGCTGCGGCGGCGTTTTGCCTCTACGTCGTTCAAAACGCTACGACGCTCACCTGCACTGCCGCTCCCGGGACGATCTGCGTCGGAGCAGGTATTTGTGATTAACGATTTGATATAACAAAAATGCCATCTACGATAAGGATTTATATGAAACTTCTACAGTCGAATAGTGCTATCAGAAAGAACGGGTTGGAAAACGTATATGAGCACGGACAATAACTCACTCGAGCGGTACCGACAGTGGATTATCGCCGGAACAGCCGCCCTCAAAATTGGACTCGTTGTGTACGGCGTTTGGGTGACGCTTGCGGTTTACCAGGCTGGACTCGAATGATTGGCCCTCAGTTTCGGCATCGGTGGCGGGCTCTATCTCCTCGTCGAGGCGGTAGCCGACTGGCGGAAGGGACGACGGCCATGGATGCCGACTCGGCGAGTCATCGCAACGGAATTTGACAAATCACCATCGATTCGGCGTGGTAGTATCATCGGTGTGGTTGCCGCGAAACTGACAGTCATCGGACTCTGGGCATTCGTGACCTATACGGTCTATCAGGCAGGATTAGAGGGGATTGCCGCGAGTTTCGTTTTCCTCGGAGCCACCTACGTAGTCGCCAGACTCGCACTCGATTTGCGAGCGGGCCGTCCGCCGTGGCTCCCGATGGATCGCGTGCCGCTATTCGAGTAATCTCAGAACTGTCAGCTATCGTCGGCCTCGTACTGTCCCCATTCAACCTCCGGTTCAATGAACGACTCGGAGTCGATGCGACGATTGCGCTCGGCGAGTCGGCCCCACTCGGCGAGTCCGTCCTCGATAAAGTCACTCGAGAGGCCGATCTCCTCGCCTACCGCCTGCAGTTCGCGGGGTGAGCGAAGCTCGAGGTGCGAGTACGGGTCGGCGCTGACGACGTAGGGCGCGTCGTAGTAGTCGACGATCTCGGAGAGCTTCCGCAGCGACTGGAGGGTTCGAACCCGCCGCCCGCCGCTCTCCCGGAGCGCGCCCGAGAGGTCGAACTCGATTCGGACGCCGTTCTCGACGGCGGCTTTCGCCAGTACGTGGTTGACGTCGCCGTCGCCGGCCATCGGCCCCGCCAGTACGTCGACCTTCGCTTGTTCGACCGCAAACCGGTTCAGGGCGTTCGTCCCGCCTTCGAGGGCGATGAGGGTCCGTGAGGTGCGGTAGTTACCGACCGAGCCGCTGGCCTGTTGGGGGTCTGCGGCCCGGATCTCGACGCCGTCGACGACGTCGATCCCGTACTCGTTGGCGATCGTGTCGGCGTCGTAGTCGGCTCGAGTTCCGGAGTGGTTGCGCACGACCATCCCCTCGTACCCGTAGTCGGCCGCCCGTTTCGCGAGCCTGGCGACCGTGCTCTGTCCCTCGGGGTGGACGCGGACGGCCTCGTACATACTCGAGGACTCTCGGAGCTTCGACTTGGAGTTTGCGTCACGCGCTCGCCCGACTCTCGCTCGAGCAACGGATTACAGCCGGGAGCGCGCTCGCCGACCTTCGGCGAGCGCGCGACTCAACGAAAGAGCAAGCTCTTTCGAGCAGCGAGGGATCGTCGATCCCTCGAGTAGTCGGCGCGAAGTCGTTCGAAACGGATTTGCCGTTTCATGATGCCAAAAATCTTCGATTTTTGAGCACCCCGACGACCTCGCGAACGCGCAGCGTTCGCTCAACGGGGAAGGGCAGGCAGACTCACGGTACTCACCGCGAGCGAACCCGACGGGTGAGCGAGCGGGCCGACGACCGATGTGAGTGAGGACTATCGGAACGAACGAACGGAGGGAGGAGTGCTTTTGATCGAAATTTTATCGAGGGACATCGCGGTCGCGAACCGCCGCGACCGCGATAGACCGTGGTTCGAAAGACGCCAAAGGCGTCTTTCGTCATCATGCGAGACCACAGGTCTCGCGGACCTCGCGGAGCTTCGCTCCGCTCAGTCACGAGAGAGCGAAGCTCTCTCGAACGACAGAATAAAATTTCGTTAGTTGAGAATCGACTGGGCGACCGTCGCGAGCTGGCCGTTGTCGGCCTCGGTGAGCCGCTCGTCGCCGATCTTCAGGCGCAGGCGCGGGCGGCCGACGTCGATGGGAACCTTCTCGGTGTCGATCAGGCCCATGTCCTCGAGTTTGGTCTTCGTGCGGCTGAACGTCGCCTTGCTGGCGATGCCGACGTCCTCGCCCCATTTGCTGATGTCGTACAGCAGCGCCTCGTTTTTGGCGGCGACGAGCAGCGAGATCGTCACCTCGTCGAGACCGTCGCCGTCGCCGCGGGCGGTCTCCAGCGAGTCGAGGATCGCGCTGAAGTCCTCCTGGGCGCCGGGGCTAATCTCCTCGGAGAGCGTGTCTTGAACGTCCGAGATCGGTGGCGTCCGGAGGTTGAACTCGGAAGCGTCCTCCCAGCGGGTCGCGTACGCGTCGTGGGTGTCCTCGACGAAGCTCTTGTCGTCGGTGACCAGTCCGCCGACGCGGTCGTTCGCGTGGACGATGGCGACGACGCTGTCTTCCGTTACGAGCAGCGAGTTCTCGGGGGCCTCCTCGAGTGAGCGCAGCGAGAGCGAGCCCTGGCTAACGAGGTCGGCGGCGTTCGACGCGACGATGAAATCGTCCATGACGTCTTTGAGCGTCCGTTCGTCGGCGAGCATGTGAACCGAGGGGAGTTCGCCGTCGAAATTCGTCGCGACGGAGACGAACTCCTCGATGGCGTCTCGTGACGGGTTTACCATGTAGACGTCACCGCTCGCGTCTCCGAGGATCGATTCGAGGATATCGTCAATCTGGTGATTGAGTAAATTCGAGGTCATGCCAATACAGAAGTAAACGAGGTACAGTTACTTAATTTTGGTGGCCGTTTCCCCGCCAGAACCGCCGTGTTCTATCCGTACGCCGCGATACGAACCCGGGTCACCGTCGCGAGCGCAGGTCGTGCCAGGAAGCCGTATTTGTTTCTATGATCTGTCTTATCAGATTATTAGTATATACCGTTTTGTCTCTACTTATGTTTGAAATTACGACAAAACTTATGTTCGGGTTCTGGCATTGTAGGGTTGCATGGGTGCAATTGGTGACCTGATCGACTCGGTGCAGGTGTGTGTGAAACAGCAACTTCGAAACGACAGACGCGATCGCTCGCTCCAAGCGAGCGGGGTTAGTACGTACAGCGGACCCTAACCGCTCAAACGAACTGCGACCACAGTTCTCCGGACCAGTAGATATCGCCGTCGTAGATCACCGGCGACTCCGTATCCTGTAGCATCGACACTAGCTCGGACCGGTCTAGCGTGAAACTGGACTCGTTTCCACAGAGGTACGCGTACTCGCTGTCGGTTGTGTGGGGAACGTAGTACGATCCCGTTGCGTGTGTCGAGTAGCAGTCGAAGGTCGCCAGATATCGGTCGTCCTCGAGTTCCTCGAGGGAGATCGTCGTTGGGAGACGACTCTCGCTTTGGGTAAGCGAGTGGGTGCCGTCGCCGACGACGGCGTAATCTTTCCCCATCATGATCCGACGGCGAGCGAGTCGGAGCGCTCGCTCGATGCTGAACCCGTGGACGAGCAGCTTGGCGAACGTCGAACCGACCTTGATAGCGTGGTCGTTTAGCACCTTCCGGAACGTCACCGCGCCCGCGACGCTGCCTTTCTCGATTAGTTCCATCCCCTCGTAGTAGGAGCCACAGGCGTTGAGGAAGAACGTCTGTGCGGAACACTGATCGAGACTCGAGGCCGAGAGCGTTCCGTCCGTACAGCGAAGGCCGTCGGTCTCGCAGTGACCGATGTAGTGAACGAAGTCGTAATCGCTCTCGAAGACGGTAGCGAGCTCGGCTCGTGTCAGCCCTTCCTCGACGGAAACGTCCATCCTGACCTCTTTCGAGCGTCGCCGGTAGATCTCGGCGACGTCGTCGTGTTCGCCGGCCATCTCGGGGTCGTTCAGAACGACACAGATCGAGGTCGATTCGCTCGAACGCTCGAGGTACTCCAGCCGGTTGTGGTAGGCCGCAGCCGTCGATTTGAACACGTCGATCGGGACGCCATCGGCGAGCCAGCCGTGAACTCGTGCGTCCCGCAGGTCTGGTTTCACGATGTCGACCGACGCAACCTGCCCGGAGTGAGCTCCACCCGGCGAGCCGTTTCCGCCGCGGTAGAAGTCGGTCAGCGAGCGCTCGATCAGTTCCTCTCCCTCGAGCTCGGAGGTGCGAGGAGTATAGAGGAGGCTCATCCGATCGAGCA
This genomic window from Natronococcus occultus SP4 contains:
- a CDS encoding halocin C8-like domain-containing protein, with amino-acid sequence MVDETPSRRTILKGVTAGSVPIAMGSASGNPGAKNNGNGPKTDLEILDSAAKSHSEAHKDAHAVLDDETVTELSIAIELVTSDPSVNNRNPAILHLPLASDDEEYTVDNGGVLMALVVDHGDDRVPIQAMGITREEAEDEISTQSSDGTEASVEMKVFGENETSGLGLLETTADTPAREDSVSTQSIHGSVGCEMCTTIIATACVGSSRITQTSCAKAAVSAGAFNPWAGGAAAAFCLYVVQNATTLTCTAAPGTICVGAGICD
- a CDS encoding RNase P subunit p30 family protein, which translates into the protein MYEAVRVHPEGQSTVARLAKRAADYGYEGMVVRNHSGTRADYDADTIANEYGIDVVDGVEIRAADPQQASGSVGNYRTSRTLIALEGGTNALNRFAVEQAKVDVLAGPMAGDGDVNHVLAKAAVENGVRIEFDLSGALRESGGRRVRTLQSLRKLSEIVDYYDAPYVVSADPYSHLELRSPRELQAVGEEIGLSSDFIEDGLAEWGRLAERNRRIDSESFIEPEVEWGQYEADDS
- the tbsP gene encoding transcriptional regulator TbsP — translated: MTSNLLNHQIDDILESILGDASGDVYMVNPSRDAIEEFVSVATNFDGELPSVHMLADERTLKDVMDDFIVASNAADLVSQGSLSLRSLEEAPENSLLVTEDSVVAIVHANDRVGGLVTDDKSFVEDTHDAYATRWEDASEFNLRTPPISDVQDTLSEEISPGAQEDFSAILDSLETARGDGDGLDEVTISLLVAAKNEALLYDISKWGEDVGIASKATFSRTKTKLEDMGLIDTEKVPIDVGRPRLRLKIGDERLTEADNGQLATVAQSILN